A genome region from Eschrichtius robustus isolate mEscRob2 chromosome 4, mEscRob2.pri, whole genome shotgun sequence includes the following:
- the CYP2U1 gene encoding cytochrome P450 2U1 isoform X2, translated as MASAGLPQAPVEDSPWPLRLLHAPPGLLRLDPTGGALLLLVLAALLGWSWLWRLPKRGIPPGPTPWPVVGNFGFVLLPPFLRRKSWPYRRARTGELNTSGLGVQLLLADLARVYGNIYSFFIGHYLVVVLNDFHSVREALVQQAEVFSDRPRMPLNYILTKGKGIVFAHYGPVWRQQRKFSHSTLRHFGLGKLSLEPKIIEEFKYVKEEMQKNGEVLFNPFPIVNNAVSNIICSLCFGQRFDYTNSEFKKMLNFMSRALEICLNTQLLLVNICSWLYYLPFGPFKELRQIEKDLTIFLKKIIKDHRESLDVENPQDFIDMYLLHVEEERKNNSNSSFDEDYLFYIIGDLFIAGTDTTTNSLLWCLLYMSLNPDIQEKVHEEIERVIGGDRAPSLTDKARMPYTEATIMEVQRLSVVVPLSIPHMTSEKTVLQGYTIPKGTIILPNLWSIHRDPAIWEKPNDFYPNRFLDDQGQLIKKETFIPFGIGLEADPDWEIWSNFSPTSV; from the exons ATGGCCTCTGCCGGGCTGCCCCAGGCCCCCGTCGAGGACTCCCCTTGGCCTCTGCGCCTCCTGCACGCGCCGCCGGGGCTGCTGCGGCTGGACCCCACGGGCGGCGCGCTGCTGCTCCTCGTTCTCGCCGCGCTGCTGGGCTGGAGCTGGCTGTGGCGGCTCCCGAAGCGGGGCATCCCCCCCGGGCCCACGCCCTGGCCCGTGGTGGGCAACTTCGGCTTCGTGCTGCTGCCGCCTTTCCTCCGACGGAAGAGCTGGCCGTACCGGCGGGCAAGGACCGGAGAATTGAATACCTCGGGCCTGGGCGTGCAGTTGCTCCTGGCAGACCTGGCCCGTGTGTACGGCAACATCTACAGCTTCTTCATCGGCCACTACCTGGTGGTGGTCCTCAACGACTTCCACAGCGTGCGCGAGGCGCTGGTGCAGCAGGCCGAGGTCTTCAGCGACCGCCCGCGGATGCCGCTCAACTACATCCTGACCaaggggaagg GGATTGTATTCGCACATTATGGTCCCGTCTGGAGACAACAGAGGAAGTTCTCTCATTCAACTCTTCGTCATTTTGGCTTGGGAAAGCTTAGCTTGGAGCCCAAGATTATTGAGGAGTTCAAATACgtgaaagaggaaatgcagaagaATGGAGAAGTCCTCTtcaatcctttccccattgtcaACAACGCTGTCTCTAACATAATTTGCTCTTTGTGCTTTGGCCAGCGTTTTGATTACACCAATAGTGAGTTTAAGaaaatgcttaattttatgtCACGAGCGTTAGAAATCTGTCTGAACACCCAGCTCCTCTTGGTCAACATATGCTCCTGGCTTTATTACCTTCCCTTTGGACCATTTAAGGAATTAAGACAGATTGAAAAGGATTTaactattttccttaaaaaaatcatcaaagaCCATCGAGAGTCTCTGGATGTAGAGAACCCTCAGGACTTCATAGACATGTATCTTCTCCatgtggaggaggagaggaaaaataatagcaatagtAGTTTTGATGAAGATTACTTATTTTATATCATTGGCGATCTCTTCATTGCTGGCACTGATACCACAACTAACTCTTTGCTTTGGTGCCTCCTGTATATGTCACTGAACCCCGACATACAAG aaaaGGTTCATGAAGAAATTGAAAGGGTCATTGGTGGTGACCGTGCCCCTTCCCTCACTGACAAGGCCCGGATGCCCTACACAGAAGCCACCATCATGGAGGTTCAGAGGCTGAGCGTGGTGGTGCCACTCTCCATCCCTCACATGACCTCAGAGAAAACAG tGCTCCAAGGGTATACCATTCCTAAAGGCACGATAATATTACCCAACTTGTGGTCAATACACAGAGACCCAGCCATTTGGGAGAAACCAAATGATTTCTACCCTAATCGATTTCTGGATGATCAAGGACAActtattaaaaaggaaacatttattcCTTTTGGGATAG GACTCGAAGCCGATCCTGACTGGGAAATATGGTCTAACTTTAGCCCCACATCCGTTTAA
- the CYP2U1 gene encoding cytochrome P450 2U1 isoform X3, translating to MASAGLPQAPVEDSPWPLRLLHAPPGLLRLDPTGGALLLLVLAALLGWSWLWRLPKRGIPPGPTPWPVVGNFGFVLLPPFLRRKSWPYRRARTGELNTSGLGVQLLLADLARVYGNIYSFFIGHYLVVVLNDFHSVREALVQQAEVFSDRPRMPLNYILTKGKGIVFAHYGPVWRQQRKFSHSTLRHFGLGKLSLEPKIIEEFKYVKEEMQKNGEVLFNPFPIVNNAVSNIICSLCFGQRFDYTNSEFKKMLNFMSRALEICLNTQLLLVNICSWLYYLPFGPFKELRQIEKDLTIFLKKIIKDHRESLDVENPQDFIDMYLLHVEEERKNNSNSSFDEDYLFYIIGDLFIAGTDTTTNSLLWCLLYMSLNPDIQEKVHEEIERVIGGDRAPSLTDKARMPYTEATIMEVQRLSVVVPLSIPHMTSEKTGKSRAFLLGTPLREARPLHPEDLSAPRVYHS from the exons ATGGCCTCTGCCGGGCTGCCCCAGGCCCCCGTCGAGGACTCCCCTTGGCCTCTGCGCCTCCTGCACGCGCCGCCGGGGCTGCTGCGGCTGGACCCCACGGGCGGCGCGCTGCTGCTCCTCGTTCTCGCCGCGCTGCTGGGCTGGAGCTGGCTGTGGCGGCTCCCGAAGCGGGGCATCCCCCCCGGGCCCACGCCCTGGCCCGTGGTGGGCAACTTCGGCTTCGTGCTGCTGCCGCCTTTCCTCCGACGGAAGAGCTGGCCGTACCGGCGGGCAAGGACCGGAGAATTGAATACCTCGGGCCTGGGCGTGCAGTTGCTCCTGGCAGACCTGGCCCGTGTGTACGGCAACATCTACAGCTTCTTCATCGGCCACTACCTGGTGGTGGTCCTCAACGACTTCCACAGCGTGCGCGAGGCGCTGGTGCAGCAGGCCGAGGTCTTCAGCGACCGCCCGCGGATGCCGCTCAACTACATCCTGACCaaggggaagg GGATTGTATTCGCACATTATGGTCCCGTCTGGAGACAACAGAGGAAGTTCTCTCATTCAACTCTTCGTCATTTTGGCTTGGGAAAGCTTAGCTTGGAGCCCAAGATTATTGAGGAGTTCAAATACgtgaaagaggaaatgcagaagaATGGAGAAGTCCTCTtcaatcctttccccattgtcaACAACGCTGTCTCTAACATAATTTGCTCTTTGTGCTTTGGCCAGCGTTTTGATTACACCAATAGTGAGTTTAAGaaaatgcttaattttatgtCACGAGCGTTAGAAATCTGTCTGAACACCCAGCTCCTCTTGGTCAACATATGCTCCTGGCTTTATTACCTTCCCTTTGGACCATTTAAGGAATTAAGACAGATTGAAAAGGATTTaactattttccttaaaaaaatcatcaaagaCCATCGAGAGTCTCTGGATGTAGAGAACCCTCAGGACTTCATAGACATGTATCTTCTCCatgtggaggaggagaggaaaaataatagcaatagtAGTTTTGATGAAGATTACTTATTTTATATCATTGGCGATCTCTTCATTGCTGGCACTGATACCACAACTAACTCTTTGCTTTGGTGCCTCCTGTATATGTCACTGAACCCCGACATACAAG aaaaGGTTCATGAAGAAATTGAAAGGGTCATTGGTGGTGACCGTGCCCCTTCCCTCACTGACAAGGCCCGGATGCCCTACACAGAAGCCACCATCATGGAGGTTCAGAGGCTGAGCGTGGTGGTGCCACTCTCCATCCCTCACATGACCTCAGAGAAAACAGGCAAGTCCAGGGCCTTCCTCCTTGGAACGCCCTTGAGGGAAGCCCGTCCCCTTCATCCAGAGGACTTGAG tGCTCCAAGGGTATACCATTCCTAA
- the CYP2U1 gene encoding cytochrome P450 2U1 isoform X1: MASAGLPQAPVEDSPWPLRLLHAPPGLLRLDPTGGALLLLVLAALLGWSWLWRLPKRGIPPGPTPWPVVGNFGFVLLPPFLRRKSWPYRRARTGELNTSGLGVQLLLADLARVYGNIYSFFIGHYLVVVLNDFHSVREALVQQAEVFSDRPRMPLNYILTKGKGIVFAHYGPVWRQQRKFSHSTLRHFGLGKLSLEPKIIEEFKYVKEEMQKNGEVLFNPFPIVNNAVSNIICSLCFGQRFDYTNSEFKKMLNFMSRALEICLNTQLLLVNICSWLYYLPFGPFKELRQIEKDLTIFLKKIIKDHRESLDVENPQDFIDMYLLHVEEERKNNSNSSFDEDYLFYIIGDLFIAGTDTTTNSLLWCLLYMSLNPDIQEKVHEEIERVIGGDRAPSLTDKARMPYTEATIMEVQRLSVVVPLSIPHMTSEKTVLQGYTIPKGTIILPNLWSIHRDPAIWEKPNDFYPNRFLDDQGQLIKKETFIPFGIGKRVCMGEQLAKMELFLMFVSLMQSFTFALPKDSKPILTGKYGLTLAPHPFNIIISKR; encoded by the exons ATGGCCTCTGCCGGGCTGCCCCAGGCCCCCGTCGAGGACTCCCCTTGGCCTCTGCGCCTCCTGCACGCGCCGCCGGGGCTGCTGCGGCTGGACCCCACGGGCGGCGCGCTGCTGCTCCTCGTTCTCGCCGCGCTGCTGGGCTGGAGCTGGCTGTGGCGGCTCCCGAAGCGGGGCATCCCCCCCGGGCCCACGCCCTGGCCCGTGGTGGGCAACTTCGGCTTCGTGCTGCTGCCGCCTTTCCTCCGACGGAAGAGCTGGCCGTACCGGCGGGCAAGGACCGGAGAATTGAATACCTCGGGCCTGGGCGTGCAGTTGCTCCTGGCAGACCTGGCCCGTGTGTACGGCAACATCTACAGCTTCTTCATCGGCCACTACCTGGTGGTGGTCCTCAACGACTTCCACAGCGTGCGCGAGGCGCTGGTGCAGCAGGCCGAGGTCTTCAGCGACCGCCCGCGGATGCCGCTCAACTACATCCTGACCaaggggaagg GGATTGTATTCGCACATTATGGTCCCGTCTGGAGACAACAGAGGAAGTTCTCTCATTCAACTCTTCGTCATTTTGGCTTGGGAAAGCTTAGCTTGGAGCCCAAGATTATTGAGGAGTTCAAATACgtgaaagaggaaatgcagaagaATGGAGAAGTCCTCTtcaatcctttccccattgtcaACAACGCTGTCTCTAACATAATTTGCTCTTTGTGCTTTGGCCAGCGTTTTGATTACACCAATAGTGAGTTTAAGaaaatgcttaattttatgtCACGAGCGTTAGAAATCTGTCTGAACACCCAGCTCCTCTTGGTCAACATATGCTCCTGGCTTTATTACCTTCCCTTTGGACCATTTAAGGAATTAAGACAGATTGAAAAGGATTTaactattttccttaaaaaaatcatcaaagaCCATCGAGAGTCTCTGGATGTAGAGAACCCTCAGGACTTCATAGACATGTATCTTCTCCatgtggaggaggagaggaaaaataatagcaatagtAGTTTTGATGAAGATTACTTATTTTATATCATTGGCGATCTCTTCATTGCTGGCACTGATACCACAACTAACTCTTTGCTTTGGTGCCTCCTGTATATGTCACTGAACCCCGACATACAAG aaaaGGTTCATGAAGAAATTGAAAGGGTCATTGGTGGTGACCGTGCCCCTTCCCTCACTGACAAGGCCCGGATGCCCTACACAGAAGCCACCATCATGGAGGTTCAGAGGCTGAGCGTGGTGGTGCCACTCTCCATCCCTCACATGACCTCAGAGAAAACAG tGCTCCAAGGGTATACCATTCCTAAAGGCACGATAATATTACCCAACTTGTGGTCAATACACAGAGACCCAGCCATTTGGGAGAAACCAAATGATTTCTACCCTAATCGATTTCTGGATGATCAAGGACAActtattaaaaaggaaacatttattcCTTTTGGGATAG GGAAGCGGGTATGTATGGGAGAGCAGCTGGCAAAGATGGAATTATTCCTGATGTTCGTGAGCCTAATGCAAAGTTTCACATTTGCTTTGCCTAAGGACTCGAAGCCGATCCTGACTGGGAAATATGGTCTAACTTTAGCCCCACATCCGTTTAATATAATCATTTCAAAGAGATAA